GCCGCGCACCGCTGCCGCGACCTCTTCGGCCGCCCCCGCGCCCTGCACCTTCACCGGCCACACCAGCACGTGAGTCGGGCAGCGATCCTCCAGCCGGTGCAGGATGTCGCGGATCACCGCGCCGGTCGGTGACGTCACCACCCCGATCACGCGCGGCATGAACGGCAGGGGCTGCTTGGCGGCCGCATCGAACAGCCCCTCGCCCGCCAGCTTGGCCTTCAGTTTTTCCAGCAACGCCATCAGCGCGCCGGCGCCGGCCAATTCCATCCGCTCGATGACGATCTGGTATTTCGACCGGCCGGGGAAGGTCGTCAGCCGCCCGGTCGCGACCACCTCGATCCCGTCCTCGGGGCGGAATGCCAGGCTCCCGGCGCTCCCCTTCCACATCACGCCGTCGATCACCGCGCTCTCGTCCTTCAGGCACAGGTAGACGTGCCCGGAGGTCGCGCGCTTGTAGCCGGAGATCTCGCCGCGCAGCCGGACGTGGCCGAACTCGCCCTCCACCATCCGTTTCAGCTTGCCCGACAGCTCGCCGACGCTCATCGCCATCGCATTGTCGCCGGGCGTCGGCTCGGCTACCAGCCGCCCCGCCTGAGTATCGAAAAGGGGGTCGGCCATGAACATCCTGCTGGTGGGTTCGGGGGGACGCGAACATGCGCTCGCCTGGAAGCTTGCGCAGTCCCCGACGCTGGATACGCTCTTCGCGGCACCGGGCAACCCCGGCATCGCCGAACATGCGACGATCGCGGAACTGGACGTGACCGATCACCGCGCAATCGTCGATTTCGTGCGACGCCAGCGCATCGGACTGGTCCTGATCGGCCCCGAGGCGCCGCTGGTGGACGGGCTGGCGGACAATATCCGCTCGATCGGCGTGCCGGTCTTCGGCCCGGGGCGAGAGGCAGCGAAACTCGAGGGTTCCAAGGGCTTTACCAAGGATCTGTGTGCGCGCGTCGGCATCCCGACCGCGCGCTATTTCCGGGTCACCTCGAAGGACGGTGCCCTCGCCTGCCTCGACGATTTCGGCGAACGCTGCGTCATCAAAGCCGACGGCCTCGCCGCCGGCAAAGGCGTCGTCGTCGCGACGACCCGCGCCGAGGCCGAGGCCGCCGTCGCCGATCTCTACGCAAACGGCCCTGTCGAGGCCGTGATCGAGGAGATGCTCGAAGGCCCGGAAGCGAGCCTGTTCGTGCTATGCGATGGCACCAGCACCGCCTCCTTCGGCTCCGCGCAGGACCATAAGCGGGTGGGCGACGGCGATACCGGCCCGAATACCGGCGGGATGGGGGCGTACAGCCCTGCCGCGGTGCTCACGCCCGCTCTGGAGGAACGCGCGCTGGGCGAGATCGTGCGTCCGACGATCGACGCGTTGGCGGCCGCCGGGACGCCGTATGTCGGCGTGTTGTACGCTGGGCTCATGTTGACCACCGACGGCCCGAAGCTGATCGAATATAACGTAAGATTCGGCGATCCCGAGTGTCAGGTGCTGATGATGCGCTACACCGGCGATCTGGCCGCGCTGTTGCTCGCCGTTGCCGAGGGCAAGCTCGCCGACACCCCCTCCCCGGTCTTCTCCGACGACGTCGCGCTCACCGTCGTAATGGCCGCCGACGGATATCCCGGCACGCCGAAGACCGGGGGCGCGATCGCTGCAATCGACGTTGCGCAGGCCGACGGTGCGGTCGTCTTTCAGGCGGGTACGACGATGAAAGACGGACATTTGGTGTCGAACGGCGGGCGCGTTCTCACCGTGACCGCCACGGGCGCCGATGTCGCCGCGGCGCAACGCGCCGCTTACGCCGCCGTCGCACGGATCGACTTCCCGACCGGCTTCTACCGCCGGGACATCGGAGCCAAGGCGCTCATCGAAGGTTGAGCGTGCACTCTTTTCGGCACAGGACGACGTGATGAACTCTAGCGGTTATGCTTTGGAGCCGATTTCGCAGGACGGCGCGTTGATCACGATCGCGCTCGGGCTGGTCGCGGTTCTCGCGATCCTCACCGTGATCGCCATGATCTGGGGCGCAAAGCTCAAGCGGCAGCGCCGGGCCGCCGAGGCGGATGAACAGCATCGCATCGAAAGTCTGAAAGCGGACGGGGTCGAGGCGACCAATACCGCCGAAGGCGGATCGCCGGTCGTCACAGCTCCCCATGCTGCCCCGAGCGACGAGCTGGCGACCGCTACGCCTCCGCCAGAGACGGCGATCGACACGTCCCGCCCGACACTTGCCGGGGAGCCGATCCCGGCGGCCGCGCCGTTCGAAGCTGTCCCGGCCAGCGTTGTCGCAGAGGTTCCGACCGAAGAATCGCCCGACACGCAATCCGTCTCGATCCTCAAAGGCCTCGGTCCCAAGATCGCGACCCGGCTCGGTGAACTCGGCATCACGCGCGTCGATCAGCTCGCATGGCTGGACGACGCCGAGGCCGAACAGCTGGACGCGCAGCTCGGCGTCTTCCAGGGGCGCATGGAGCGTGACCGCTGGCGCGAGCAGGCGCGGCTGCTCGCGCAGGGCGACCGCGCCGGCTACGAAGCACAATTCGGCAAGTTGGGATGAGCGTCGCCTTCCGCCGCGAGAGCGATGAGGAACATCTCGAACCGCGCTTCGAACTGCCGATCCCGCCCGGCCCCAATCTCGTGACGCCACGGGGCCGCGCGCTGATCGACGCGCGCGTCCGTGATCTCGAAGCGGCGTTGGCAGCGGCGAGCGACGATGAAGCCGTCAAGCCGATCGCGCGCGACCTACGCTATTGGAAGACCCGCCGCGCCACCGCGATCGAAACCGCGCCGCGTGCTGACGGCATAATCGGCTTCGGCAGCGCCGTCCGTTTCCGCCTCGCCGGTCGCGAGCGCACCGTGACGCTGGTCGGCGATGACGAGGCCGATCCCGCTGCCGGCCTGCTCGCCTTCTCCGCCCCGCTGGCGCGCGCACTGATGGGCGCGGAGCCGGGAGAAGCGGTTGCCTTCAACGGCCGCGACGATGCTATCGATGTGCTCGCGGTGAACGAGCACGGCTGAGCGTTCAGGCCTCGCTCACCAGCAGCTTGTCGATCCGCCGGCCGTCGAGGTCCACCACCTCGAACCGCCAGCCCTGCTCCTCGAAACTCTCGCCTTCCTCCGGCAGCTTGCGGAACGCCGCAAGCGCCAGCCCGGCGACCGTCGCATAATCACGATCCTCGGGCAGATCGATGCCGAGGCGGTCGGCGAGTGCATCCGCCGCCATCGTCCCGGCTACCAGCAACGACCCGTCGTCGCGCACGACCACGTTGGGGCTCTCGTGCGGATCGGCATCGGAAACGAACTCGCCCGCAATCGCGGCCAACAGGTTCGCAGGGGTCACGATCCCCTCGAAATGCCCGTATTCGTCGTGGATAAGCGCCATTGGCACCTCGGCACGGCGCAGCGCGTCGAGCGCGTCCATGGCGTCAATCTGGTCGATCACCACCGGCGCCTTGCGCACCAGCCGCTCGAGGTCGAGCGTCTCGCCGCGGAACAGCGCCATCGCCACGTCGCGCGCCTGCACCACGCCGACCACCGCATCGATCGAGCCGCGCGCCACCGGCAGGCGGCTGTGCGGCGTGTCGAGCAGCTTGGCGCGGATCGCGGCATCGTCCAGCGAGATGTCCAGCCAATCGACCTCCGTGCGCGGCGTCATCACCTCGCGCACCGGCCGGTCCGCCAGCCGCACCACGCCCGAGATGATCGAGCGCTCGTGCTCCTCGATCACACCCGACTTGCTCGCCTCGGCGACGATCAGGTGCAGCTCCTCGGCGGTCACCTGGTCCTCATTCTCCCGGTTCAGCCCTAGGATGCGGAACAGCAAGGCACTGCTGGCGTCGAGCACCCAGACGATCGGCTTGGTCAGCATCGCAAGCCACGCCATCGGCAGCGCCACCAGCGCCGCGACCGCTTCCGGCTTGCGCAAGGCGAACTGCTTGGGAACCAGCTCGCCGACGATCAGCGAGGCGTAGGTCGTCAGCGCGATGACCAGCACATAACCGAGCCGCTCCGCCAGCGCATGGCTGAGCCCCATTGCCTCCAGCCGCGCGGCCGTCGGCGTGCCGAGGCTCGCGCCCGAATAGGCGCCTGCTATGATCCCGATCAGCGTAATGCCGATCTGGACGGTCGAAAGGAATTTTCCGGGATCGGCGGCAAGATCCATCGCGATCGCAGCGCCGCGCCGACCGGTGCGCGCCATCGCCTCCAGCCGCGCCTTGCGGGCGGACACGATCGCCAGTTCACTCATCGCGAAGACGCCATTCAGCGCCACCAGCGCCAGAATGATGACGACGTCGATCCAAGGGAACGGCGGTAGCATGGTTCGCGTCCCTCTTGGCGACAAAGCGCGGCGACGACAATCCGCAAAATCACCTCGGCACGCTTCAGCCGCCATTCAGTGCGCGTGCGGAACAATCCCGCGCAACGTCGGGTTGACCGGCATCAGCCACGAAAGGGAATTGTAGATGAAGCTATCGTCGAAGCTGGCGGCCACGCTGGCCTGCGTGTCGCTGCTGAGCGTAGCGGCATGCACGACCGATCCCGAGACCGGTCAGCGCACGATTTCCAAGACCGCGATCGGCGGTATCGGCGGCGCGTTGGGCGGATACCTCTTGGGCGATCTGGTCGGCGGGCGACGTGACCGGACCGAGAAGATCATCGGTGCCGGCATCGGCGGTATCGCCGGTGCCGGCGTCGGCGCGTACATGGACAAGCAGGAGCGCGAGTTGCGTGAGCGCACGCGCGGCACCGACGTGGAGGTGACGCGACAGGGTGACGACCTGCTGCTCAACATTCCGTCCGGGATCAACTTCGCCTATAACTCGGCGAACGTGCAGCCGCAGTTTCGCGCGACCCTCGACAAGGTCGCCAGCGTGCTCGCCGATTACAACCAGACCTACGTCGACGTGTACGGCCATACCGATTCATCCGGCAGCGACGCCTATAATCAGGATCTGTCGGAGCGGCGTGCTACCTCGGTCGCCGACTATCTCTCCAGTCACGGCGTGCAACCCGCGCGGATCGCAACGCGCGGCTTCGGCGAGACGCAGCCGATCGAGTCGAACGAGACCGAGTCGGGACGCGCCGCCAACCGCCGCGTCGAGATCAAGATCGTCCCCGTCTCGCAGAACGACGTCTCGGCACGCTGAGAGCCACACGGCGCTGGCGATCGATCGTCAGCGCCGCGCTGCAAAGAACGCGCGCAGCAACGCCGATGCCTCACCTGCCCCGATTCCGGCGAAGGTCTCCGGACGATGATGGCAGGTCGGCTGCGCGAAAAAGCGTGGGCCGTGCTCGACGGCTCCGCCCTTCGCATCGTCTGCGCCGTAATAAAGCCTCGCGATGCGTGCGTGGGCGATCGCGCCGGCGCACATGGCGCATGGCTCCAGGGTGACCCACAGGTCGCAATTCTCCAGCCGATCGCGATCTAGCGTCTGGGCGGCGGCGCGAATGGCAAGGATTTCGGCGTGGGCTGTGGGGTCGCGAAGGCCACGCGGCGCATTGGCGGCTACCGCAATGATCGCGCCTTGGCACATCACCACAGCGCCTACCGGGACCTCGCCAGCGCGCCCTGCTGCGCGGGCAGCGTCCAGCGCGGCGCGCATCGGATGTGGCAGCGGAAACATACCGCCGCCTACCCCGCCGCGCGCCACCCGGCCAGCGTCAGCGCGGCTGCTCCGCCGGCTTCTCCACCTTGATATCCGGCACAGCGACGGTCTTGTTCTCCGTACCGACCGTCACCTTGGCAACGTTCGCGTCGAACTTGGGCGCTTGCCCGCCTTCGATTCGCGGCAGCTGCGCAGTCTGCGTCTGGTCGAACTTGACAAAGCCGAGCAGCAGCGCGGCAAGAAACACCAGCGCTACAATTCCGATCAGCACCAAAAGGGTACGCATCCTTTTTCTCCCGACTTTATTGGATTCGCTGCCGCAACAACGCCGGCTTCGCGGGGTGGTTGCAGCCATCGCGACTTGACCGATCGCGCAAGGAAGGTTACTCGCGCCCACTTTCCGGGCAACCGAATTCAGGATTAGTCACATGTCGCGCATTTGCGAGCTGACCGGCAAGGGCCGGCAGGTGGGTAACAACGTATCCCACGCCAACAACAAGACGAAGCGCACGTTCCTGCCGAACCTGCAGAACGTCACGCTGCTGTCGGACGCGCTCGAGCGTTCGATCCGGCTGCGTGTGTCGACGCACGGCCTGCGCTCGGTGGAGCACAATGGCGGGCTTGATAACTGGCTGGTCAAGACCGCCGACGACAAGCTGTCGCTGAAGGCGCGCCGCCTGAAGCGTGACGTCGTGAAGAAGCGCTCGGCCGCCGTCGCGGCCTGACGCCAGCGGCACTGCCCGATACGAGGAAGACCTGCCGTCCCGCTGACGGTGGGTCTTTCTGCGTGTCCGTGGCTCATGTTCAGCCGTGCCACCGGTATTTGGCAAGCACGGTCCGCCGCCACGCGGCACCGTCATTGTCGGTGACGAGCCAGATCATCGTTGCGTCACGCTCGCGCGCGACTGCGAGGCCCTCGGGATTCTCGCCGCCCAGCGTAGGCCCGAAACGCGCCACCACCTTCCCGTGCAGCAGCGCCCCGGCGCGGATACGGTCTGCTTCGACTCGTACCAGCAGCGCATCGAAATGCAGCGGTGGCTGCCAGCGACGATTGAGCACCAATACATCGCCATCGGGCAGCACCGCCGCATCGCTCGGTACATAACCCGGCGGCGGCAGGTAGCGGAGAGCATGGCTGACGGTGGCCTCGGACGCCGGATCACCGTCAAACAGTGCCGCCGCGCGTGCCCCGACCTGCCGCAGCCCGCCTTCGCGCAGCGCCAGAAAGCGTCGCTCGCGAAGCCGCACCAGCGACTCGGCACCGCTGTTTACACCCCAACCGCGTAAAGCCGTGAGAGCCGCCCACTTCTCAGCACGGGCGAGGCCAGGTGCATACCGCCAGATCGCGTTCGCGCGCTCGTAGCCGATCCAGGTGCGGCCCGTTGCGGGATCGACCACCATCGACTCGGTGTCACGGGTCTCCTTGCTCCAGCCAGTTCCCGGTCCGTCGTGAAGCGTCCTGCCGGGTAGCGTGCGCACCACCCCGCCCGCGAGTCGCAGCCGTACCAACATGCCGCCATCGGTGAGCAGGATCACTTGCCCACGATGTAGGGCCAGCGCGGAGAAGCCGCCGAAACCACGTTGGTTCGCCGACAGCGTGAACGCGCCGACCGGTTCCAGCGCCCCGATTCGGCGTGGCCACCCGCCGTCGGGCACGAATGGCTTCGCGGTAACGATCAGGTCGCGTGGGAAGATCAGCCGCCGTGGAGCGCCGCTGAACGACGGCACCAGCAGCAACACCATCGGGATGAATGCCCACCGTCGCACGCGGCCTTTTAGGCGACCTACATCACGGTGGAAAAGGATGAACCTGCGATAACGGGCGCATTCAGGCTCCGCTCAACGCGAATCACCCATAAGCATCACATCGACGGGAAACCGCCGACCGGATTGAGAACGGGAGACGATCGATGTTCAAGAACCTCGCACTTGCCGGCGCCGCGCTCGCGATGGGTGCCGCCGCCGTCGCGCCGACCACCGCTGATGCGCAGCGCTACGGCAGCCGCTATAGCCGCTACGACGATAACCGTGGCTCTTACGACCGTCGCGACTATCGCGGCTCGGACCGCCGCTACAACTACAACCGTCGCTGCTCGAACGGCACGACCGGGACCGTGGTCGGCGCGATCGCCGGCGGACTGCTGGGTCGGGTGATCGACTCGCGCGGCGACCGTACGCTCGGCACCGTACTGGGTGGCGTCGGTGGCGCGGTTGCAGGCAATGCGATCGAGAAGTCGAACAACTCGCGCGGCTGCCGCTGAGGCGGTGGTCGGCACTGCCGGCAAGCGATGTGTGCAGGGCGCATCGTCTTGCCAGGCCGCCCCAGGCCGACAAGGATCCCTCGCGTAGTGTATGAGGGCGCGAGCCCGGTGCCAAAAGGCGCCGGGCTCGTGTTATTCATAAGGCACCGGCTCAAGCGAACCCAGCGGCGTCGATCAAATGCAGCGGACCCGCAGCGCGCAGGCCTCCGCCCGTCAGTACATATGCTGACCGCCGTTGATGCTCAGCGTCGAGCCGGTCACGAATCCGGCATCATCCGAGCAAAGGAAGGCAACGCCACGTGCGATCTCCTGCGCCTGTCCCAAACGCCCGACCGGGATCTTGGCGACGATCTTTTCCAGGACGTCGCCAGGTACGGCCGCGACCATGTCCGTGTCGATATAGCCCGGTGCGATCGCGTTCACCGTCACCCCGGCACGGGCGCCTTCCTGCGACAACGCCTTGGTGAAGCCGTGGATGCCGCTCTTGGCGGCCGCATAATTGACCTGCCCGTATTGACCGGCCTGCCCGTTGATCGAGCCGATGTTGACGATCCGCCCCCATTTGCGGTCGCGCATTCCGGGAAACACGGCTTTCGCCATGTTGAAGCAACCGCCGAGGTTGGTGTCCATGACCTCTTTCCACATCTGGTAGGTCATCTTCAGGATCGTGCCATCACGCGTGATGCCGGCGTTGTTCACCAGTACGTCGACAGGGCCGAGCGCCTCGGCGACCTTCGCACAGCCCGCCTGGCAGGCGTCGAAATCGGCGACGTCCCACTTGAACGCCGCGATGCCGGTGCGTTCGGAAAACTCCTTCGCGCGCTCATCATTGCCGGCATAGACGGCCGCGACGGTCATTCCCATTTCGCGAAGCGCAAGGCTGATCGCCTCCCCGATGCCACGCGTACCTCCCGTGACGATCGCGATCCTTGCCATAGCATCCTCTCCCGTTGTCCTCGCCCCGGCGGAGCGACGTACATCAACCCGGCAAGCCTATGCGGCGCGCACCCAGCCTTCAAGTTCACGTGCGAGTAACGTGCGCAGCATCGCGATGCCTTCCGCGCCGTCGTTCAGGCACGGCAGGTAGGCAAAGTGCGTACCACCCGCCGCGACGAAGCTTTCGCGTCCGCGGATCGCGAGTTCCTCCAGCGTCTCCAGGCAATCCGCCGAGAAGCCCGGCGCCAGGACCGCAACCTTGCGCTGCCCCTGTGCCGCCAGTTGCTCCAGCGTGATGTCGGTCGCGGGCTCCAGCCACTTGGCGGGTCCGAAGCGCGACTGAAATGCGACGTTCAACGGCCGGCCCAGCGCGTCGCTCAGCAATCGTGCGGTCTTGCGGCAATGACAATGATAGGGATCGCCCAGTTCGAGCGTGCGCTTCGGCATGCCGTGGAAGCTGGCGATGATCGTGTCCGGCTCGAAATCAAGCTTAGCCAACTGCGTCGTCACGTTGCGGGCGAGCGCATCGATGTAGGCGGGGTCGTCGTAATAGGGCGGCAGGGTGCGCAACGCCGGCTGCCAGCGCATTCCCGCCAGCGCCAGAAATGCCTTGTCGTTGGCGGTCGCGGTCGTCGCCGCGCAATATTGCGGATAGAGCGGCGCCAGCAGGATCCGCTCGCACCCGGCCGCCTTCATCGCCGCCAACCGGTCGCCGATGGACGGATTGCCATAGCGCATCGCCCAGTCGACCAGCACATCATCACCGAACGCGCCCTTCAGCGCCTCGGCCTGTGCACGGGTGACCGCGGCGAGCGGCGAGCCGGCGTCGGTCCACACTTGCTGATAGGCGTGCGCAGACTTTTTCGGCCGGGTCGTCAGGACGGCACCGCGCAGGATCGGCTGCCAGAGCAGCTTCGGAAGCTCGACGACGCGCCGATCGGACAGGAACTCCGCCAGATAACGGCGCACGGCACGCGTGTCCGCAGCATCGGGCGTGCCGAGATTGATGATCAGCACGCCAATGCGCGCTCGCGGGATGATCGGGTGATCGGGGGGAAGCATCACGCGCTCCTGAACGGCAGATGGCGCCACCGCGTTCCCCCGGCGGCGAACAACGCATTGGCGATCGCCGGTGCCACTGCCGGCACGCCCAGGTCGCCGACCCCGCCCGGGTCCGCCGACGACGCGATCAACTCGATCGTGATCTCCGGTGTATCGCCCAGAGTTGGCAGTCCGACATCGCCAAGGCGGCGCACACTCGCCAGTCCGGACTGATAAGATGCCGCCGTCCCACACCCCATTGCAACCCCGAAGACCAGCCCGCCCTCGATCTGCTGGCGTACCACGTCGGGGTTGATCGCGCGGCCGCAATCCACCGCCGCCACCAGCCGATCGACGCGGGGCTGCCCGCTTCCATCGACGCTCGCCTCCGCCAACACCGCCACGGCGCTGCCCGCCATGCTGTGGCAGGCGATCCCCTGCTCGCTGCCCGGCACGCCACCGCTCCACCCGCCGAGTGCCGCCGCGGTCGTGAGGCAACGCGCCAGCCGCACGTCGCCGCCGAGCATCCCGACGCGGTACGACATCGGCTCGCTGCCCGCGACGCGCGCTAACTCATCGAGGAAGCATTCTGTAAAGAATGCGGTGTAGCCGTCCGCCCCGCCGCGCAGATGCCCGGTCGGCAGATCGAGCCCGACGGGATGATGATGAACCGCCAAGGCCGGAAGGCGATACGGCGGCATTGCCCCAGCCATCGCATAGCCGTCTGACCCCGCTGGCAGCAGCGCCGAGAGCCGCCGCAGCGCATCGCCCGGCAGAAGCCGCGCCGCCAGTTCTCGCCCGGTCGCCGCCACCGCTACCCGTGCACGCCATCCCAGAATCGTACCATTCGGGGCCAGCCGTGCCGCCATCCGCGCCTTGGCGGGCGCGCGTACCCGGTCATGGAGCAGGGCTTCCCCGCGCGACCACGCCAATTGCACCGGGCGGCGCAACTCGACGGCCAGCACCGCCGCCTGCCGGATGACGTCGACCTCCAGGGCCGCGCCGAACGACCCGCCTGCCAGCATCGGGTGAACGATGACCTGCGTCTCGCTCACGCCGATCGCCTCCGCCGCCGCGCTACGCGCCAGCGACGGCGCCTGCGTCGCGACCCACAACTCCAGCCGATCGTTCTGCCAGTGAGCGGTCGCCGCGGGCGGCTCGACTGCGGCATGCAGCCCCGGGGCGACGCTATACTCGGCCTCGACCAGCCGCGCGCCCGCGAACACCGCCTCGACGTCGCCGACCGCGGCTGTACGATACCCCTCTTCCTCCAGCGCGGCGTCGAGCGCCCGCGCGATGGCGGCATCGTCCGGGATCCGGGGGCCCTCGAAGCGCGGCGCAAGCGCCTCCAGCGCGCGATTGGCCGACCACCAGTTATTCGCGACCGTCGCCACCCAATGATCGTTGCGGACGACGTGAAGCACCCCGCTGATGCGCTGTGCCGCCGGCAAGTTCGCCGACAGCAATCGAGCGCGCGGATGCGGGGCCTGCCGGATGCTGGCGAACACCATGTCGGGCAAGCGTATGTCCGCGACGAAGTTTGCCGATCCGTCGACCTTCGCCGGCACGTCGAGACGCGGTACCGCGGTGCCGGTCAACCGCCCCTCGTCGCCGATCCGGTACGGCAATTCATCCGGCAGCGTTTCACTCGCGGCGGCCTCGGCCAGTTCCGCGAAGCGCAGACGCCGCGCGCCCTGCACGACGAAGCCGTCCGCCGTGGTGCAGTCGCGCCAATCCGCGTCCCAGCGCTTCGCCGCCGCCTGGCACAACAGCACCCGCGCCGCTGCCCCCGCCTCGCGCAGTGGCGCCTCGAAGCGGCGGATCGAGGTCGAACCTGCGGTCAGCATCAGCGCGTCACGCGTCCAGCGCTCGTCACGCACCCGCTCCGGCATGCCATCGAATCCGGCGCCGAACAGGTAGTCCGCCGCCAGTGCATTGGCATAAAACGGCGAAACGGGCGCAGCCTCCACCCCCACCGTCCGCCAGTCCGCGCCAAGCTCGTCGGCGACGATCTGCGGCAATGTGGTATAAACGCCCTGCCCGTGCTCGCATTGCGGCACCGCCACGACGACACGCCCGTCGCGCGCGATCTTCACGAAGGCGTTGAACACCTGCTCGCCAGGCGCGGCGGCAAGGTTGGGCAGATAAGTCCGCGGCCACGCCGCCCAGGCGACGACCAACCCCACGCCCACCCCGCCGGATACGAGAAGCCTGCGCCGCGTGATCTCCACCATGCCGCCGGGTTAGCGGGCGGCGCAGTGCGGCGGAAGAGGCTTGTCAGCGATGCGGGCCGGCGCGGGGAAGCGCACGCCACGCCAGCGCTCAGCCCGCCACCAATTCTCCATAACGCTTGCGCAGCGCCAGCTTGTCGATCTTCTCGGTTCCCAGCCGCGGCAGCGGGCTGGCGCTGAACCATAGTCGATGCGGAACCTTGAAGGCGGCGAGGTGCTCGGCGAGGAAGGCCAGCAGATCGGCCTCGCTCGCCGCGCGCGGGTCGGCCAGATGCACGACCGCGCATGGCACTTCGCCGAGCCGCTCGTCAGCCAGCCCGAACACCGCTGCCTCGGTCACGGCAGCATGCGTATAGAGCGCGGCCTCCACCTCCTGGCAGCTGATGTTCTCGCCGCCGCGAATGATGATGTCCTTCTTGCGGTCGACGATGAAGAGATAGCCGTCGTTATCGAGATAGCCGAGGTCGCCGGTGCGGAAGAAGCCGTCGGCGGTGTAGCAGGCGGCGGTGTCCGCGGGGCGGCCCCAATATTCCTCGAAACAGGCCGCCGAACGGATGCCGATCTCGCCCAGGCCGCCGTGGCGCACGTGATGGCCGGCATCGTCGAGGATCGCGAAGTCGACGAGCGGCGCGGAGGCGCGTCCGGTGGAGGAGGGCTTGCCGAGATAATTGCTGCGCCAGTTGCCCGCGCCAACGGCGTTGGTCTCGGTCAGGCCGTAGCCGATCAGCGGCGACCCCGGCAGTTCGGCATCGAGACGGCGGACATGCTCCACCGGGCGCGGCGCGCCGCCGGCAGCGAAGTCGCTGACCGTCGACAGATCATAGTCGCCGCGTCGTGGGTGGTTGAGCATCTCGAGGCTCATCAGCGGCACGCCGACGAAATAGGTCACCTTCTCGCGCGCGATCAGCCGCATCGCCTCCTCGGCATCCCAGCGCGGCATGAGCACGAGCTTACGCGCCATCGCGAAGCTCTGCAAAAAGGTCGGCACCATTGCCGTAACGTGGAACAGCGGCACGTTGAGCAACGTAGCGGGCTGTGCCGCCATCGGCTTGCCATCCTGCGCCGAGATCGCGAGCATCATCATCGCCGAAGCGAGAAAGTTGAAGGTGCCCTGCACGACCTGGAAGTGCGTCGACAACGCACCGCGCGCGCGGCCGGTCGAGCCCGAC
The genomic region above belongs to Sphingomonas phyllosphaerae 5.2 and contains:
- the purD gene encoding phosphoribosylamine--glycine ligase — encoded protein: MNILLVGSGGREHALAWKLAQSPTLDTLFAAPGNPGIAEHATIAELDVTDHRAIVDFVRRQRIGLVLIGPEAPLVDGLADNIRSIGVPVFGPGREAAKLEGSKGFTKDLCARVGIPTARYFRVTSKDGALACLDDFGERCVIKADGLAAGKGVVVATTRAEAEAAVADLYANGPVEAVIEEMLEGPEASLFVLCDGTSTASFGSAQDHKRVGDGDTGPNTGGMGAYSPAAVLTPALEERALGEIVRPTIDALAAAGTPYVGVLYAGLMLTTDGPKLIEYNVRFGDPECQVLMMRYTGDLAALLLAVAEGKLADTPSPVFSDDVALTVVMAADGYPGTPKTGGAIAAIDVAQADGAVVFQAGTTMKDGHLVSNGGRVLTVTATGADVAAAQRAAYAAVARIDFPTGFYRRDIGAKALIEG
- a CDS encoding GreA/GreB family elongation factor, which gives rise to MSVAFRRESDEEHLEPRFELPIPPGPNLVTPRGRALIDARVRDLEAALAAASDDEAVKPIARDLRYWKTRRATAIETAPRADGIIGFGSAVRFRLAGRERTVTLVGDDEADPAAGLLAFSAPLARALMGAEPGEAVAFNGRDDAIDVLAVNEHG
- a CDS encoding hemolysin family protein, whose amino-acid sequence is MLPPFPWIDVVIILALVALNGVFAMSELAIVSARKARLEAMARTGRRGAAIAMDLAADPGKFLSTVQIGITLIGIIAGAYSGASLGTPTAARLEAMGLSHALAERLGYVLVIALTTYASLIVGELVPKQFALRKPEAVAALVALPMAWLAMLTKPIVWVLDASSALLFRILGLNRENEDQVTAEELHLIVAEASKSGVIEEHERSIISGVVRLADRPVREVMTPRTEVDWLDISLDDAAIRAKLLDTPHSRLPVARGSIDAVVGVVQARDVAMALFRGETLDLERLVRKAPVVIDQIDAMDALDALRRAEVPMALIHDEYGHFEGIVTPANLLAAIAGEFVSDADPHESPNVVVRDDGSLLVAGTMAADALADRLGIDLPEDRDYATVAGLALAAFRKLPEEGESFEEQGWRFEVVDLDGRRIDKLLVSEA
- a CDS encoding OmpA family protein, with protein sequence MKLSSKLAATLACVSLLSVAACTTDPETGQRTISKTAIGGIGGALGGYLLGDLVGGRRDRTEKIIGAGIGGIAGAGVGAYMDKQERELRERTRGTDVEVTRQGDDLLLNIPSGINFAYNSANVQPQFRATLDKVASVLADYNQTYVDVYGHTDSSGSDAYNQDLSERRATSVADYLSSHGVQPARIATRGFGETQPIESNETESGRAANRRVEIKIVPVSQNDVSAR
- a CDS encoding nucleoside deaminase, with product MRAALDAARAAGRAGEVPVGAVVMCQGAIIAVAANAPRGLRDPTAHAEILAIRAAAQTLDRDRLENCDLWVTLEPCAMCAGAIAHARIARLYYGADDAKGGAVEHGPRFFAQPTCHHRPETFAGIGAGEASALLRAFFAARR
- the rpmB gene encoding 50S ribosomal protein L28, whose protein sequence is MSRICELTGKGRQVGNNVSHANNKTKRTFLPNLQNVTLLSDALERSIRLRVSTHGLRSVEHNGGLDNWLVKTADDKLSLKARRLKRDVVKKRSAAVAA
- a CDS encoding esterase-like activity of phytase family protein; the protein is MRRWAFIPMVLLLVPSFSGAPRRLIFPRDLIVTAKPFVPDGGWPRRIGALEPVGAFTLSANQRGFGGFSALALHRGQVILLTDGGMLVRLRLAGGVVRTLPGRTLHDGPGTGWSKETRDTESMVVDPATGRTWIGYERANAIWRYAPGLARAEKWAALTALRGWGVNSGAESLVRLRERRFLALREGGLRQVGARAAALFDGDPASEATVSHALRYLPPPGYVPSDAAVLPDGDVLVLNRRWQPPLHFDALLVRVEADRIRAGALLHGKVVARFGPTLGGENPEGLAVARERDATMIWLVTDNDGAAWRRTVLAKYRWHG
- a CDS encoding glycine zipper 2TM domain-containing protein — encoded protein: MFKNLALAGAALAMGAAAVAPTTADAQRYGSRYSRYDDNRGSYDRRDYRGSDRRYNYNRRCSNGTTGTVVGAIAGGLLGRVIDSRGDRTLGTVLGGVGGAVAGNAIEKSNNSRGCR
- the phbB gene encoding acetoacetyl-CoA reductase, producing the protein MARIAIVTGGTRGIGEAISLALREMGMTVAAVYAGNDERAKEFSERTGIAAFKWDVADFDACQAGCAKVAEALGPVDVLVNNAGITRDGTILKMTYQMWKEVMDTNLGGCFNMAKAVFPGMRDRKWGRIVNIGSINGQAGQYGQVNYAAAKSGIHGFTKALSQEGARAGVTVNAIAPGYIDTDMVAAVPGDVLEKIVAKIPVGRLGQAQEIARGVAFLCSDDAGFVTGSTLSINGGQHMY